The genomic DNA AGGTGACAGTCTGTGCGGTAGAATCCGGCTTCATGAAGGGGCCCTTGTTGAGGGGAAACGGGTGTCGCAACACGTTTCTACCGCAACTGGGGCCTTCTTCAATTCAAGAACGAGACTTCTTCATGAATTTTCCGGGCTAAGGCGGTCGCATTGTCCGCGTTGTCGGAAGATCCGGATCGGCTGCGTGCGCCGGTGAAGAAGGTGGATGGGGAGTTCGTCGAGATCGGCTGGGACGAGGCGCTGGATCTGGTCAGCTCGCGGCTTGCAGAAATGCGCGAGCGTCACGGGGCCAACTCCGTCGCAACCTACCTCGGCAATCCGAATGCCCACGATTTCGCGTCCAATCTTTCCGTCGCGCCGCTCGTACGTGCCCTCGGAACGAAATGGCGCTTCTCCGCCAGCAGCGTCGATCAGCTTCCGAAGCATTTCTCCAGTTGCCTCCTGTTTGGAGGCGTCAGCATGTTCCCCATTCCGGATGTCGACCGGACGGATTTCATGCTCGTTCTCGGCGCCAATCCGTTGGCCTCCAATGGAAGCCTGATGACGGCACCCGATATGCGTCGCCGTCTGCGTGAGCTGCGCGAGCGCGGCGGTGAGCTGGTGGTCGTAGATCCACGGCGTAGCGAGACGGCCCGGGTCGCGGACGAGCACCTGGCGATCCGCCCGGGCACGGATGCGCTCTTCCTCTTCTCTCTCGTGCACGTCCTCTTCGACGAGGATCTCGTTTCGCTGGGAAGGCTGGCGGATTTCACGAACGGTGTGGATGCGGTGCGCGATCTCGCCCGGGAGTTCTCTCCCGAGGCGGTCGCCCGTTCCACCGGGCTCGAGCCGGAGGCCGTTCGCCGACTTGCACGCCGCTTCGCCGGCGCACCGACCGCTGTCTGCTACGGGCGCATCGGTACCTGCACCCAGGAGTTCGGCGCAACATCGAGCTGGCTGGTCGACGTGGTCAATGTGCTGACCGGCAATCTGGATCGGGCGGGGGGAGCCATGTTCCCCTGGACGGCTCACGAGGCGGCCGATCCGACACCGCGCCGAAAGGGTGTCGTACCTCGGGGTCGCTGGCATAGCCGGGTGCGCGGCCTTCCGGAATTCATGGGCGAACTCCCGGTTTCGGCTCTCGCCGAGGAGATCGAACCGCCCGGAGAGGATCGGGTGAGAGCGCTGTTGACGATCGCTGGGAACCCGGCGCTTTCGACGCCAAATGCCGATCGCCTGGAAGCGGCACTCGAACAGCTCGAGTTCATGGTATCGATCGATCTCTACGTGAACGAGACGACGCGTCATGCAGACGTGATCCTTCCGGTCACCGCCCCTCTCGAGCGGACCAACTACGACATGGTGTTCCACGGCTTCTCGGTGCATCAGCACGCCAAGTGGTCGCCCGCCGTCCTCGAGCCTCCGGCGGGGGTACGTCCGCTCTGGGACGTCAGTCTGGAGCTGGCTGGCCGGACGCAGGGCGCGGATCAGGCTGCCGTCGAGGAACTTCTGCTCTCCGGTTTGCTAGGCGCAACGGTTGGCATGGGGAAAGCGTGCTCGGAAACGGACGAGAGCCACGCCCGCGAACAGCTGGCCAAGCACGAGGGACCGGAGCGTCTTCTCGATCTGATGCTCCGGGCCGGAAGGTTTGGGGATCGGCTGAAGGAGGGAGCCGAAGGGCTCTCGCTCGATTCCATGATCGAATCCGTGCACGGCGTGGATCTCGGACCCATGGAGCCGCGTCTGCCCGAGAAGCTCGGCACCGAGAGTGGATGCATCGAGCTGGCCCCAGAACTCTTCATAGAGGACGTTGCCCGGCTCCGCGAGGCGATGGACCGAGAGCCCGAAGAGCTCGTCCTGGTCGGCCGGCGCCAGATGCGCACCAACAACTCCTGGATGCACAACGTGCCTGCCCTCGCCAAAGGAAAGGCGCGCTGCACTCTTCTCGTTCATCCCGAAGACGCAGCTCTTCACGGCATCGCGGCCGGGGGCCGAGTTCGCGTCCGCTCACGGGTGGGTGAGGTGGAAGCACCGGTCGAGATCTCGGACGAGATGCGCCCCGGCGTCGTCAGTCTTCCGCACGGCTTTGGCCACGACGTGCCCGGTGCCCGCCTCCAGGTTGCCGTCGAACGTCAGCCCGGCGTCAACTCGAATCGCCTCACCGACGAAGCCGCCATCGATCCCCTTTCCGGAAACGCCATCCTGAACGGAATTCCCGTTCATGTGGAACCCGCTTGAATCCTAGAGCGAACCCGCTTGAATCCTGAAGCGAACCCGCCTGAATCCGAGAGGGAACCCACCTGAGCGCAACGGAGGAGCGTCTCCTCTGTTGCGTTCATCGATGGCAATGCCAGTGGCCCGCGTGAGCCGAGCAATGACGGCCTCGTGCGGGCCTCTTGTGAACCAGGACGAGATGGGCCGCCAGCGGAGCATGGCCGTGGACGACCACCTTCTTGGGCCCTGCCCGGTGGTGGCGGCTGTGGTGGTGGAGGCAACCCGTGGCCAGAAGGCTGAGGGCGAAGGCGAGCAGGAAGGTTGCGGTCTTGCGCATCACTGAAGGTCTCCATGGGAATACTCCATGAAACCCAGTCGGTCGGATCTGGTTGCGTTGCGTTCGGCAACGCGCAACCGGGCTGCAAGATCTAGTTGCCGGCTCCGAGCCGGTTCCGGATATCCGCCCGAAGCTCTCCCTTGGCGATCTTCCCTCCGGAGGCCCTGGGGAGGGCATCGACCACGATCAACCGCTCGGGAAACCACTCCTTGGAGACCCCTCGTTCCTGCAGATGCTCCAGAAGCGCCTCGAGCGTGAGATTCGGCTCACCTTCCAGGAGCTCCAGATAGACACACACCCGCTCTCCGTAGACCGGGTCGGGCATGGCCACCGCGGCGGCGAGAGCCACGGACGGGTGGCTCGAAACCGCGTCCTCCACGGCGGGGCCGCTGATGTTCTTGCCACCGCGGATGATGAAATCCGCCGTTCGACCGATCACGCTCAGGTAGCCCTCCGCATCGATGCGCGCGATGTCACCGGTCAGCATCCAGCCGTCCCTGGTATAGAGCTTCGCGTTGGCGGCTTCGTCCCCGAAGTAACCACGGCTGGTGAGCGGCCCCCGGCAGGCGGGCTGGCCAACGCCCGTCGCGGTCACTTCATTGCCGCCATCGTCGTAGAGCCGCACCTGCATGCTGTCGATCAATCGGCCCGCGGTTCGCAGGCGCTTGTCACGGCTATCCCGGATCGTCGTCCGGCAGAGCGCACCGGTCTCGTTGGAGCCATAGAACTGCAGGACCGACGCGCCGGTGCGTTCTTCGAATTCGGCTGCCCGTTCGTAGGGCACGGCCTCGCCACCCGTGAAGAGCACGCGAAGAGAGGAGAGATCGGCCTCTGCCAACTCTGGCGCGTTCAACATCATGATGAACTGGGTACTCACAGCGGCCAGGACGCTCACGCGATGGGTTTCGATCGCGGTAAGCATGGCGCCGGCATCGAATCGTTCCATCAGGACCGTCGGGGCGCCCAACAGAGTGGGTGTGAAATGCGCCGTCCACAAGCCGAAGCCGAACGGGGCCGGTAGGACGCTCATGAACACATCCGCATCGGTCATTTCGCCGGCTTCGACGGCCAGCTCATGGAAGTGGTGCCAACGCGCCTGGTGGTGGGTGACACATTTCGGAAGGCCGGTCGTTCCCGACGTCGAGTTCAGCAAGAAGAGATCGTTCACATCGAGCCGGCGTTCTTCGATTGCGGGCCGGCGAGATCCTTCCGGTGCCGGCTCGTCCTCTTCGAGCTGCCCTGCGACGGGCACGAAATGCGCAATCCCACACTTCTCGGCGAAGGCTGCCATGTCCGTACCGCGATGACTGGGTCGGGCGACCAACGCCCGGGCGCCCGAGAGCGCCAGGAGATGCGCGATCTCTTCCGTGCCGGCTCGTGGCCCGATCCCCACCACGACGATTCCGGCTTTCTCGCAGCCGACGAACGCCGCGTGGACACCCGGCCCGTCCGGAAGCACGATGCCCACCCGCTCACCGGGGTCGATCCCGAGCGCGACGAGGTGGGCCGCGAAACTCTCCGACCGTCTGGCGTAGTCGCTCCAGGTGAACGCATCGTCCACGCCGAGGAAGGCGGGATCGTCTGGCCTGCTGTCAGCCAGCCGATCGATCACGGAGGCCATGGGCTGCATACACCCGATCGTCCCGGCTTTGGCGTGGATTCGCCAGCGGAGAGCTGGCACCATGGGGCGTCGCTTACAGGAGAAATCCGATCATGAGCTCCACCGATGAGTTGCTAGCTGCCGCCCGGGAGATCCAGCCAGAGGTCATCGATCTGCGACGACGAATCCACGCTGAGCCCGAGTTGGGCCTCGATCTCCCCGCGACTCGCGAGAAGGTGCTCGCGAGTCTCGAAGGGCTTCCGCTCGAGATCGCGCTTCACGAAAAGACGAGTGGGATCGTGGCCACCTTGCGGGGTGGCAAGCCCGGGCGAAAGATCCTGCTGCGTGGCGACATGGATGCCCTGCCCATGCCCGAAGATACGGACTTGCCCTTCCGCTCGACGCGGGAGGGTGCCATGCACGCGTGTGGCCATGATGCGCATACCGCGATGCTCGCCGGTGCCGCACGGCTACTGGCAGATCGCCGGGACGAATTGGCGGGTGAGGTGGTGTTCATGTTCCAGCCCGGCGAGGAGGGCTTCGCCGGTGCAAGGTCCATGATCGAGGAGGGTGTGCTCGAGGGTTGCGAGGCCGCTTTCGCGTTGCACATCACGCCGATCATGCCGTCGGGGGTGATGGGAACCCGGACGGGTGCCTTGATGGCTTCGGCAGATTTCTTCCACGTGGCCGTCAAGGGCCGCGGAGGCCACGCCTCGATGCCCCACGATTGCGTGGATCCCGTCCCCGTAGCCTGCGAGATCGTCCAGGCCATGCAGAGCTTCATCACGCGGCGCATTCCAGCTACGGACCCGGCGGTCTTGACGGTCACCCAGATCCACGGCGGCACGACGGGGAACGTGATTCCGGAAGAGGTCACACTTCATGGGACGCTTCGTGCACTCTCCGAGCGTTCCCGTGAGCTGGCCCAGGCGGGGATTCGTCAGATTGCAGAGCATGTGGCGCGGGCTCATGGGACCGAAGCCCACGTGGAGATCGTCGTCGGCTATCCGGTGACAATGAACGACGGTCGTGCAGCGCGTCTGATGCTCGACGTCGCTCGGGACGTAACCGGGGGTAGCGCCGTCGAGATGCCCCAACCGGTCATGGGGGCCGAAGATTTTTCGTACGTGTTGAACGAGATTCCCGGAGCGATGGGTTTTCTGGGTGTGCGCCCCAAGGGCGAAGGCCCCGCGGCGCCATGCCATTCGAACCGCATGCTGCTCGATGAAGCGGGGATGGTGTACGGCACGGCATTCCATGCCGCGGTTGCGATGCGGATGCTCGAAACGGGATTTCCCGGTTAGTCGCCGGCCGAAGAAGGAAGGGAGGCAAGCGTGAGGGCCGTTCGTTGCGGTGAGAAGGGCATCGAGGTCGTCGAGATCGAGGCACCTCGGGGTGAGGGCGTGCGCGTGAGCGTACGCGCGGCCGGGATCTGCGGCTCCGATCTGCATCTGATCAGTGGCCCGATGCCGCCGCCGACCACCCTGGGCCACGAGATTGCCGGGGTGACCGACGACGGAACGCCGGTAGCAGTCGAGCCGCTCTCGCCTTGCATGGAGTGCGCGCCCTGTCGTTCGGGGGAATACAACCTGTGCGAGAGGGGTCCGACCATCATTCATGGCGTGTTTCAAGAGGGAGGTATGGCCGACGAGATGCTCGTGCCCGAGCGGGCCATCGTGCGCCTGCCCCATGGCCTCGACCCGGCCAACGCGAGCCTCGTCGAACCCCTGGCCGTCGCCCTGCATGGCCTGAGACTGGCGGGGCAGCATGCGGGTCAGCGCGTGCTCGTGGTAGGTGCCGGGCCGATCGGCCTGCTTGCGGCCTTCGGGGCCCGAGCGGGGGGCGCGAAGGTGGATGTCGTCGCGCGGCATGACCACCAACGTGAAGCTGCCGCGAGGCTCGGCTGCGGTGAGCCCGAGGGAACCTACGACCTCGTCGTCGAGGCTGCTGGTACCGAGAGCGCGGCCGCAGCAGCTGTCGAAGCGTGTCGCCCGGCTGGCACGGTGGTGCTGGTCGCCTCCTATTGGGACGGTCAGCTGAGCTTGCCGGCCTTTCCCCTATGCCTGAAGGAGATTCGCATCGTCCCCGCGTCGCTCTACTGCACGCATGGTGCCATGCGGGATATCGACGTGGCGGCAGGGTTGTTGGCCCGGCATCCGGAAGTCCCAGAGTGCTTGATCACGCATCGGTTCCCATTGGATTCCGCAGCGGAGGCCTTCGGAACCGCGGGGAAGCGGGAGGCTGGCGCGATCAAGGTCGTGCTCGAGCCGTAGACGCGGCCACGAACGTCAGGCGTCGCTGGTCTGGGGACTTCCGAGCCAGGCGTGGGCGCGCATGCGGGTGGCGTTGTGGCTGCCGTGGCGCAAGGGGCGACCGCGGATCGGGCCGTCGCCTAGCCATCGGTCGATCAGTTGGCGCTCCTCGTCCAACGGGCTCTCCGCGAGGGCGCAGTCGCGTCCGAAGATCAACGTCGAGCGCCGCTCGGGATCATAGGTAGGCCAGCGGGGCAGTCGCTCGTGCCCCGGTGTGCCGTGGCGCGCAAACCCGATCCAGGCATGTTGCAGCCGCCGCGAGAGTTTCCCCGCCTTGGCCGAGAGCCCGGTGAGTGGACGCGCGATCGGATGCGAGGTCGAGCCGAACACGAAGGGGATCTCGATGGCGTGGCATGCGCCGACCGAGCGCCGCATTGCCGGCGCCCGCCAGGTAAAGAGATAGGAGTAGGCCTCGCCACCCCCGGCGTGGTGCGCCTCGGCCAGCCGGTTGGACGGGTGATGAAAGGTGCGGGCGCTCTGGAATGCGCTCCATACATCGCTGGGGCGCGACGCGACGGATCGTTCGCCCAGGGCCTCGCGGAACCGCCGGGCGGCGACATCCGCCCGAGGTGCGTGGGGAAGGCTCGGTAGCACCTCGCGAAAACGATCGACCAGATCCGCCTGGCTGAAGCGTCCGATGCCATGATCGATCATGCGGAACAATCGCCATTCGTCGAGCGTGGCACCGGTAACGATCGGTATGCCTGCGGCTTCACCGGCCCGCAGCGCGGCAAGCGGTTGACGGGGAATCAGATCGCCATCGACGGCGGGCAGCAGCACCATCAGATTGCTGAGGTTTGAAGCGCGGGTGAGGATCGCGCGCTGGGCGGCAAGGAGTTGACCGAGGGGAATCTCGGCCAGGGATGCGGGGGTCGGCCGACGCTGGCCGAGCTCCCGAAGCAGGATCTGGGCGACGTCCGCGGCCTCGTTCCGATCGATCACGTGGTCGGCCGCGCCGCTCTGGCAGATCGCGCGGTGGAAGAGTGGGCGTGCTCGCGGTGCGCCGAGCAGCGTGCCGACACTCATGCCACCGGCAGATTGCCCGAAGATCGCCACGCTCTTCGGATCGCCGCCGAAGCGCTCGATGTTGTCACGCACCCATTCGAGCGCGGCAATCTGATCCCGGATGCCCCGTTCGTGGCTTCTTCCAGGCCCTCGAGGCCGAGCAGCCCGAGGTGCGAGAAGCCGAGTACGCCGAGGCGGTAGTTGATCGAGACCACCACGACATCGCCCCGCTCGGCCAGTGCGGCGCCGTCGTAGACCGCCGTCGAGCCAGAGCCCACCAGGAAGCCGCCGCCGTGGATCCAGACCAGCACGGGGCGCCTTGCGTCGTCCGCGGCCGGGGTCCAGACGTTTACCGAGAGGCAGTCGTCTCCCAGCGGGCCCGCCGCCGCATTGATCCAGGAGAAGGCCGGCAAGGAGAACTGGGGCGCTGCCGGTCCCGATTGCTGGGCATCCCGGACGCCGGCCCAGGGCTCCGGGGGCCTGGGCGGCAGGAAGCGAAACTCACCCCGAGGCGCCGCCGCGAACGGCACGCCTTGAAACGAAACCACCCCCCCCAGGTCTCGCCCTCGGACACGGCCCGAGAGCGTCTCAGCAACTGCTTGCACCACGACTTTCGTCCAGTGTACTCCGATCGTGCCGCAGCGTGTCAAGTCATCTTCGGCTCCATTGGGCAAAAATGAGCCCATCTCTCCTGCGTAGGAGGGGGTCGTTCAGGAGCAAGACCCACCTCAACCTTGCCGTAGAGACTTGGAATCAGCCGTTTGGCGGGGTGCGCAGCACCAGCAGCCGGATCTCGGTCAACTCCTCGATGGCGAACCGGATGCCCTCTCGGCCGATACTGCTGTCCTTCACGCCGCCGTAGGGCATGTGATCGACCCGCCAGGAGGGCACGTCACCCACCACGACGCCGCCCACTTCGAGCGTGTCCCAGGCTCTTCCGCCCGTTCTTCGAACCGCGTGACACAATGCTGGAGAACGGCCTGCCGCGCGTAGGCCGGCATCCGCGCCTTCGGCGACTGAGGCTGCTGCAATGGCCTGGCCGATCTCGGCCTCACCGACGAATCGCCTCAGCCTTGGTTGAAAACGGGTCGTCGCTTTTCGAGAAACGCCCGCATTCCCTCTTGCTGGTCGGGTGTCCCCATCGTTGCCATGACCGCGCGGCGCTCCTCTGCCAGCGCCTCGTCGAGTGGGGCATCTCCCGCGCCGACGACGCATCGCAACACGCCGGCGACACCTAGCGCCGGCTGTGCGGCCAGCTCCTCCGCCAGGGCTTCGCCACGGGCACGGAGTTCTCCGATCGGCCAGAGTTCGTGGACGAGGCCGATGCGCAAGGCCTCCTCGCCGGAAATCTTCTTGGCCCGAAGGATCATGTCGAGCGCGTGGTCGCGGCCTACGCAGCGGGTGAGGCGGGCCGTACCGCCCCAAGCAGGCACCGAGCCCAGATCCATCTCAGGCAGTCCGATCTTCGCGCCTTCAGACGCCGCCAGGCGGAAGTGGCAAGCCAGGGGAAGCTCGAGGCCTCCTCCCAGGCAGTAGCCGTACATCAGGGCGACCACCGGCTTTTCGAGCGCTTCGATGGCAGCCAAGACGCGTAGTCGCTGATCGAAGACAGCCTCGATACTGCCCATGCGTTTCGCGCCTTCGGGGAGTTCCTTGAGATCCATTCCGACAGAGAAATGCTCGTCGCCGGATCCGGTCAGCACGAGCGCGCGAACCGACGTGTCGGCGCCCAGCAGCGCGATCTGCTCCTCGAGCTCGTCCATGAAGGCCAGGCTCATCCGGTTCCGGGGCGGGTCGTTGTTGATCAGCGTGGCGATGGCGCCCTTGCGCTCGACCAGCAGTGCAGGCATTCAGGTCTCCTTCGCAACGAGTTCTCCAGGCGAGAAACCTCACCAGGTTTGACCCGGGGGCCACTGAGGAAAGATGGGGTTGAAAGACCAACCATCGACCCCCCCAGAGGAGATTCCCGAGTGCAACTTCATGCTAACGCGAAGCTGACGCCGGCGTCCCGCCGGCTCCTGATCCGTCGGGTTCGAGAGAAGGGCTGGCCCGTGAAGCGGGCCGCCGAAGCTGCTGGTGCAAGCCAGCAGACGGCTCACAAGTGGCTGAGGCGATTCGACGACGCCTGGAAGGGGATCAGCTTTCCGGGTCGTGTTTCGTTCAGAGAGGTGCTGGCGTGTCTTCGATGAATCCCGTGATCGCCTCGGCGAGCCGACCCGGGGCCTCGACATGGACGTCATGCCCGACGCCTGCGAAGGCGAGGAAACGGGTGTCTTGGAGTCGGGAGGTCAGGCCGCGGGCGGCCGCGATTGGAATAGATGCGTCGGCAGCGCCATGAACCTGGAGTACGGGCCGCCGAATCTCTTCGTAGGTGCCCGTCACGAGCCGCAGCCCGTCGACGGTGTAC from bacterium includes the following:
- a CDS encoding alcohol dehydrogenase catalytic domain-containing protein, which produces MRAVRCGEKGIEVVEIEAPRGEGVRVSVRAAGICGSDLHLISGPMPPPTTLGHEIAGVTDDGTPVAVEPLSPCMECAPCRSGEYNLCERGPTIIHGVFQEGGMADEMLVPERAIVRLPHGLDPANASLVEPLAVALHGLRLAGQHAGQRVLVVGAGPIGLLAAFGARAGGAKVDVVARHDHQREAAARLGCGEPEGTYDLVVEAAGTESAAAAAVEACRPAGTVVLVASYWDGQLSLPAFPLCLKEIRIVPASLYCTHGAMRDIDVAAGLLARHPEVPECLITHRFPLDSAAEAFGTAGKREAGAIKVVLEP
- a CDS encoding amidohydrolase; the encoded protein is MSSTDELLAAAREIQPEVIDLRRRIHAEPELGLDLPATREKVLASLEGLPLEIALHEKTSGIVATLRGGKPGRKILLRGDMDALPMPEDTDLPFRSTREGAMHACGHDAHTAMLAGAARLLADRRDELAGEVVFMFQPGEEGFAGARSMIEEGVLEGCEAAFALHITPIMPSGVMGTRTGALMASADFFHVAVKGRGGHASMPHDCVDPVPVACEIVQAMQSFITRRIPATDPAVLTVTQIHGGTTGNVIPEEVTLHGTLRALSERSRELAQAGIRQIAEHVARAHGTEAHVEIVVGYPVTMNDGRAARLMLDVARDVTGGSAVEMPQPVMGAEDFSYVLNEIPGAMGFLGVRPKGEGPAAPCHSNRMLLDEAGMVYGTAFHAAVAMRMLETGFPG
- a CDS encoding enoyl-CoA hydratase/isomerase family protein; its protein translation is MPALLVERKGAIATLINNDPPRNRMSLAFMDELEEQIALLGADTSVRALVLTGSGDEHFSVGMDLKELPEGAKRMGSIEAVFDQRLRVLAAIEALEKPVVALMYGYCLGGGLELPLACHFRLAASEGAKIGLPEMDLGSVPAWGGTARLTRCVGRDHALDMILRAKKISGEEALRIGLVHELWPIGELRARGEALAEELAAQPALGVAGVLRCVVGAGDAPLDEALAEERRAVMATMGTPDQQEGMRAFLEKRRPVFNQG
- a CDS encoding acyl--CoA ligase produces the protein MQPMASVIDRLADSRPDDPAFLGVDDAFTWSDYARRSESFAAHLVALGIDPGERVGIVLPDGPGVHAAFVGCEKAGIVVVGIGPRAGTEEIAHLLALSGARALVARPSHRGTDMAAFAEKCGIAHFVPVAGQLEEDEPAPEGSRRPAIEERRLDVNDLFLLNSTSGTTGLPKCVTHHQARWHHFHELAVEAGEMTDADVFMSVLPAPFGFGLWTAHFTPTLLGAPTVLMERFDAGAMLTAIETHRVSVLAAVSTQFIMMLNAPELAEADLSSLRVLFTGGEAVPYERAAEFEERTGASVLQFYGSNETGALCRTTIRDSRDKRLRTAGRLIDSMQVRLYDDGGNEVTATGVGQPACRGPLTSRGYFGDEAANAKLYTRDGWMLTGDIARIDAEGYLSVIGRTADFIIRGGKNISGPAVEDAVSSHPSVALAAAVAMPDPVYGERVCVYLELLEGEPNLTLEALLEHLQERGVSKEWFPERLIVVDALPRASGGKIAKGELRADIRNRLGAGN
- a CDS encoding molybdopterin-dependent oxidoreductase, yielding MSALSEDPDRLRAPVKKVDGEFVEIGWDEALDLVSSRLAEMRERHGANSVATYLGNPNAHDFASNLSVAPLVRALGTKWRFSASSVDQLPKHFSSCLLFGGVSMFPIPDVDRTDFMLVLGANPLASNGSLMTAPDMRRRLRELRERGGELVVVDPRRSETARVADEHLAIRPGTDALFLFSLVHVLFDEDLVSLGRLADFTNGVDAVRDLAREFSPEAVARSTGLEPEAVRRLARRFAGAPTAVCYGRIGTCTQEFGATSSWLVDVVNVLTGNLDRAGGAMFPWTAHEAADPTPRRKGVVPRGRWHSRVRGLPEFMGELPVSALAEEIEPPGEDRVRALLTIAGNPALSTPNADRLEAALEQLEFMVSIDLYVNETTRHADVILPVTAPLERTNYDMVFHGFSVHQHAKWSPAVLEPPAGVRPLWDVSLELAGRTQGADQAAVEELLLSGLLGATVGMGKACSETDESHAREQLAKHEGPERLLDLMLRAGRFGDRLKEGAEGLSLDSMIESVHGVDLGPMEPRLPEKLGTESGCIELAPELFIEDVARLREAMDREPEELVLVGRRQMRTNNSWMHNVPALAKGKARCTLLVHPEDAALHGIAAGGRVRVRSRVGEVEAPVEISDEMRPGVVSLPHGFGHDVPGARLQVAVERQPGVNSNRLTDEAAIDPLSGNAILNGIPVHVEPA
- a CDS encoding carboxylesterase/lipase family protein translates to MRDNIERFGGDPKSVAIFGQSAGGMSVGTLLGAPRARPLFHRAICQSGAADHVIDRNEAADVAQILLRELGQRRPTPASLAEIPLGQLLAAQRAILTRASNLSNLMVLLPAVDGDLIPRQPLAALRAGEAAGIPIVTGATLDEWRLFRMIDHGIGRFSQADLVDRFREVLPSLPHAPRADVAARRFREALGERSVASRPSDVWSAFQSARTFHHPSNRLAEAHHAGGGEAYSYLFTWRAPAMRRSVGACHAIEIPFVFGSTSHPIARPLTGLSAKAGKLSRRLQHAWIGFARHGTPGHERLPRWPTYDPERRSTLIFGRDCALAESPLDEERQLIDRWLGDGPIRGRPLRHGSHNATRMRAHAWLGSPQTSDA
- a CDS encoding carboxylesterase family protein; protein product: MVQAVAETLSGRVRGRDLGGVVSFQGVPFAAAPRGEFRFLPPRPPEPWAGVRDAQQSGPAAPQFSLPAFSWINAAAGPLGDDCLSVNVWTPAADDARRPVLVWIHGGGFLVGSGSTAVYDGAALAERGDVVVVSINYRLGVLGFSHLGLLGLEGLEEATNGASGIRLPRSNGCVTTSSASAAIRRAWRSSGNLPVA